Genomic segment of Xenopus laevis strain J_2021 chromosome 4S, Xenopus_laevis_v10.1, whole genome shotgun sequence:
tctctgtacagactgcgcgcaaacttaggggctgttcctgctgaattgtgcttagtacaggggaatacctatgcagccatagttttatgggatctctgtacaggctatgagcaaatttagggggctgttcttgctgaattgtgcttagtacagggggaatacctatgctgccatagttttatgggatctctgtacagactgcgcgcaaacttaggggctgttcctgctgaattgtgcttagtacagaggaatacctatgctgtcatagttttatgggctctctctgtacagactatgagcaaagtaaggaggctgttcctgctgaattgtgcttagtacaagggaatccccaggcccggatttatggaaaggccaccaaggcccgggcctagggtggcaggattttaggagggtggcatgctgctcaaccacacccaatttttttttcagaaacactggggatgcacaggagatatagtagttttttaaatctccaatgcgccaatacccattgctccggtcccataGACAAAAATTTTCCCAAATAAACGGTGGAgggggtgacgaatggcagtgggcttaggggtgcccgctatgtaaatccggccctgggaatCCCCTGTATTTGAGGGACTGGGAGTTGTTTCACATGACTGTGCCATGTTCTGTATGTAGAAACCCTGCACTGCATCTCTGACTCACTAACAGCGACTGCTCCATTCTAACCCTGCACTCCTGAGCTCTGTGGCCAGACATAAGGCTCCACTAACTTTCACTGTTTTTGCATACTCCTCTCCCATTGGCTCAGAGCCGCCAGTAACCAGCCAATCCAGCTTCCTGATCTCATGCTGGCTTTAGGAGCAGGCAGCATTAACCACTTGCTGACCATTCTGGACATTCTCTCTCTATAGTCCAAAGGCAGAGGAGGTGTTTTTATTGAGGGAACAGATGGTGTCATAAAAGCCTCAAGGTTCATTCATGGGAAATATTAACTTCTGTACCTTCCGCAGagatgggtttattttatgtatagAGACGACTGTAAAGGAGCGCAGCGTGGGAGAACTCAGTGGCATCCCTGGGGTTAATTCACTGCTGGGGAGAAGAATATGACCGGCCAAGTAGTTAATATACTAAAATGCAATATATTAGCAAAATAAGAGTGTTTAGTTCACATTCTTGGCCTGTTTAATGTATTCACATGAGATGTTTTTAGTAGACACCAGTGAGGGGGGTATGTATGTCTGTtcactatacaaatatatatataatttattatcttaaaatgaagtcaatgggagatgcacttcctgtaatttggagctttctggataacagatttccagataaccgGAATAAGCTTGGCACCTAATACATAAAGAGCAAGATAAAAACTCTAAAATATATCCTTGCATCCTAGTATGTTGTAGAAtcagtgtattatatataaataatttataattataatggaACCCATGGCATAGTCTTGCTGGAATGCCAAtccctcagcctgcagccttctaatatccttatcatttccagtagggggtacattattccttataatacatgagtgatactcagagtataactcagcctgcagccttgtgtctttatatggtcacagaactcctcagtgacttctaatatccttatcatttacaatagggggtacatgtcccttataatacatgagtgatactcagagttccctgtataactcagcctgcagccttgtgcctttatatggtcacagaactcctcagtgacttctaatatccttatcatttacagtaggaggtacattatcccttataatacaagagtgatactcagagttccctgtataactcagcctgcagccttgtgtctttatatggtcacagaactcctcagtgacttctaatatccttattatttacagtagggggtacattatctcttataatacatgagtgatacggaGTATTTCCCTACAGTGTATCTTTATTCACGCTTCTCTCCTTTTCCCATGTAGCACTTTTCAGAAGCTCTTGATGACTTCTCCAATGAGCTATTTAACAGTTTTTTCGATGACCCGCCCTTACTCGATCGAGACTCCCTACTCGACATGGATGTGGAGAGCCCATCACCACCTATCCAAGCTGAACACAGCTACTCACTGAGTGGAGACTCAGCCCCACAGAGTCCTGCGCTCACCATAAAGGAGGAAGATGAAGAAAGTCAgactggttagtgaatttgacaGATGTTTGCAGAGCTGGGAGATCATATTGAGTCAATGTGTCCTCCTTAAGAGCAGTGATCTGATGACTAGTAGAGCAGGGTGAGTCAGAACTGGGTGCATTGCTATGTACTGATTGAGAGCATGGTGCTCCATGAGTCTGCACAGCAGATAAGTGAGATCTGAAGGCTACAAAGGAATGCTGAAGAATGAAGTTCTATTTAATGCCTGTACCCAATTTTTTAGGCAAAAGTCAGCTGCATTTGTTTTTGCTAGCTGGTGCAGGAGCCTTGGAGCTATTGCCAACTTTGAGGCGCCAGTTTTCGTAATGCAAATTCTATTTTAGCGCAACTGTGTTTGTGGTCATAAATTACCTTTCAAGTGATGTTGGGCAGGTTAAGAAGAGAGAGCAGTACTTTTAGATTGTGATGAAGTTGGAGTGGAAGGGAGAGCAAAGACCTGAGGGTTTGAGTGGAAGAGAGAGAGCATGGATGAGAGGGTCTGTAGGTTGGAGTAGAAGGATATGAGGGTAGTATGGATATGAGGGTCTGTAGGTTGGAGAGGAAGGGAGAGCATGGACGTTAGGGTCTGAAGTTGTTGCAAGCATGGTAAGATCAAGAGAGTTTTGTTTACTGGGGTTGGTCAGAGAGTATGATGCATAAAGGAATATTCTTAGAGTCTTTTTGGTTTTGGAGGTTATGAATTATTTAGCATCTACCTCATTGCTAGGGTCCATGTTACCGTAGCTACCAGCcaaggtatatatatatggatatcaTAAAGTTAATGATACAGGAAGGGTCTCCtgatgcttctctgctcagttccATCAGTCCATTTGACCTGAGTGATAGAACTGAGCAGTCAAGTGTCAGAAGATACTCCCTGTATCAGTAACTTGAGCTTTTAGTATTCTGTGTGGTCACTGCCTGGTTGTGGAGTTCCCACTACACATTCATAATACTAATACCAGTGTTAATAGAAATAGCAAAAGTGCTCCATAACTATATCTCTTATCACCCCTCAGAGCCCCCTAGCAGTGGAGTCTGGGCCCTGGAACACGAGATCTGCTCCCTGTTGGTCAAACAGGAACACGGTCTAACTGCACAAATCAACGCTGCGCACTGCAGCACCGCACTAGAACACGCCCAGGGATCCATGGGCCCCCAAGACGAGGAGGTGGGTGACTGCTAACTTGGTAACAGTAACCATACTAACCATTGCCAGGGACGCAAGTGCTCTGAGCACCCTCCACGCAATGTTTGCCTTTGGCCCTTTAACACATTAAAAGCACTGAGGTCCATGTTCCTAGACTTGCAGGAATGTGCTAAATGCTGTGACAtgtttattctatatttatagtAGGGCTGCAGGGCAGGCAGTAACCGGTGCAGGAGGGATACCCCCCCCACCCAGAGAGACTCCCAGCAATCACTATCATATTGACTTTATTGCAGTCATTAGGAAACTGCGTATGTTCAGCGTGTGGGTGCCAGCCACATTGCTAGCCGTCTCGTGAGCAAGCCAGGGGGCATGTGGCCATTGAATTCTCCCATAGTTTTAAGTTGCAGTTGGTCTGTTTAAGACCTGCGCATAGGACTGTATATAATCCCTGTCATTTACCCTACATTGTTTTGCTGTGTTGCAGAATGTGCCCAGGACACCGATATCACACATAAAAGCTGAACCAGGGATGCCACATAGCTTCATAAATGTGCCAGCAGGTGGGTCAGAAGCTTTCAATTCTATAAGTCTTACTGTATATTTGCCTTGTAGCTATCCCTGTCTGCTACAGGATTCCTCCTACCTGTAACTGCTTGTACTTCTACTGTAACTGCCTGCCACTATCACTGCTTATTACAGGCCCTTCCCACTGTAACTCCCCCTGTAACTGTTTATAACTAGCTCTGTTACAGGACCCCTTTCATCGTAACTGTTTaaaggccttggtgggccctgggcaatgATCCAACTTGCGGGCCCCTATTATCCTGCCATGCGGTAAACATTTCAAACTATGTCCACTTTGGTCACGCCCATTTTACCAAAACGTAAAACAAACGTGCCAGCATAATCACTAAAGAAAATAGATAAGGAGCATATAAACCCAAGGCATGCCAGTggaattactacagaaaatgaacATTTCAAACCATGTCCACTTTGGTCACACACCTAAATACTACATCCATTCTACCAAAAACAAAATGCAgacgtgccagtataatcactacagaaaatagataatgagcatattaacccaaGGCATGCCAGGGCAGttactacagaaaatgaaatTCTAGTATAATTGCTACAGAAACTGGATAAACAGCATATAaaccccagctgtgccagtataatcactccAGAAATATCCCTCCCCCTGTAACTATCTTTGCTCTATTACAGGATTCCTCCCATTGTTACTACTGTTCCTATCTCTGCTTTATTTCAggagttctttctttttttaaaggacaagtcaactcAAATTCAATTTGTTAATGTGTACCATCCCCCGCATCGAATATAATTTCTTATGTTAGACTCTGGGCCAATGCTCTGCACAGACGTGGGCTGTGATTGCGATGCTCAAAGGATAGAACCCCTGGTGCACTTTCCAGCCTAGGAAATAGTCAATTTGATTAGACTTGTCCTTTTATCATGATCCCTATACCTGTCTTATGTCTATTTGTGCCACATAAAGGTGAGTGCTACCTTAAAAATGCCAGATCTGTGGGTTGCCCCTTGCTTCTTGAATTCTAATGCgtgttttatgttttcttttctagaTGTTTTAGGGATGATGCCTCTTACCCCACCAAGTAGCCACAGCAGTGACAGTGATGGCTCCCAGAGCCCCCGATCTCTTCCGCCCCCAAGCCCAGCCCGTCCTGCCCCACGCTCTTCTCATGCTATATCCTCATCACCACTACTTACTGCACCCCATGTGAGTGTTCCTTGTGTAAGTCTCTGTGGGTCTGTGGAATGGATGGTGGGGGGCACAGTAACCTGCTGATGCTTAGTCACATGAGCCTCGGCCCAATAATCTTTAGCAGCCAATCAGGATTTATTTTTGATTCAGGTTATGGTACTGGAGGTACCGTTGACTGTACTGGTCACACTTTGTACTCTCCTTATGTTAAATATACTTGTACAATAAAGGAATGGTGACAAAGAAAAGCTGTAATGGGTATTTTCCATTTTCTGGGTGAGTAGAAACTTCAGGGCACATCTGGGCCCTTGATGTTGACCGAGGAGGAGAGGAGGACCCTGGTCGCTGAGGGCTACCCCATTCCCATCAAACTCCCCCTTACAAAGACCGAAGAAAAGGCTCTGAAGAGAGTGAGAAGGAAGATCAAGAATAAGGTGAGTAGCAGTTGGGGCTTCTTAGCCATTCCAAGCCATTGAGTAGGGCTTATCTTTTATTCTTGAAACttgggatgaaccaaatccacaaaagatttggccaaataccctaatatgcatattcaTATTTGGGCACCATAAGATAGAGTAAAGGGTagctttacatttaggggccctaGGGGCTTTTTTAGCttcattggggccccattttacttgttggcatgGCCCACTGCAAAGGGAGGCAAGTATTTGGGGCTCCCAAGGGTGAGGGTCCTAACTTGGTATTATCTGTCATGCAAAACTCTTTATCTACTCATGCAGATCTCAGCCCAAGAGAGCCGAAGGAAAAAGAAGGAATATGTAGAGTGCTTGGAGAAAAAGTAAGTTGTGTTACATTTGAGAAGATCCATTATCTCTTCATTCTTGTGCCTTACTTGTCTTTTGCTGTTTGGAGTCCAGTTATGGCAGGGGGCTCCTGTGTCATTTAGTGGGACGTTGTTATGATAAGGTAACTGTTATTAATTTGGGAGGACAAGATGCAGAGTTCATCAAATGAAGGAAACACAACTTTCTGAACCTACACCCAACTCTCCCACCCATTTAAGAAATAAGCCATAGTCATAGTCTGTAGCCTGGAATCTCAGTAATTAGTTTACTAATAGGAATCGGCTACAGACAAGATGTTGAGGAAAGATGGAGGCACAAGGAAGAAGAGACATAACTTGGATGGAGGGGTCAGGTAGATCTCTGGAGAAGAGCTGAGGATCTACATGAAGCAGGATAGAAAAGAACAAACTGAAGAAAGAGTTTTGTTTGCATATAAAAGGGGtctggagagaatgcagagaatGATGAAAGGGGAAGGAGTATGTGAGATTAGATAAAGGCAGGTTGGTGAGGCTACCTGCATTGGCTCCTGGGCACAGGGTGGCTTTGGAATGTTGGAATGTTAGGGATAATTGTTGTGCCTGTCCCTCTAGGGTGGAAACCTTCACATCACAGAACAGCGAGCTGTGGAAGAAAGTAGAAACCCTGGAGAATGCCAACAGGTGAGACATAGAACATCGCTGAGAGGAGTAATAGAATTTCAGGCTGTTTGACCCCAAAACTGACCTGTTTTTTTTGTCCATTAATATTACCCACACGTCCTAATGGACTTCctaaataagtgtgtgtgtatatatatatatatatatatatatatatatatatatatatatatatatatatatatatatatatatgtaatatacagtaagtaagaTTAAAGGAACATTGGTAGTCTAGCACCATCTGCTGTTAATATTGTAAGATGCAACATATCTGTAAAGTCTAttttccatctatccatccacccattatctatctatttgtctgtctgtctatttagcTATCTATcagctatctgtctgtctg
This window contains:
- the LOC108715242 gene encoding cyclic AMP-responsive element-binding protein 3-like protein 1 isoform X2 produces the protein MESAALPQDRTFHSPFLELEDFSEADFMNNMHFSEALDDFSNELFNSFFDDPPLLDRDSLLDMDVESPSPPIQAEHSYSLSGDSAPQSPALTIKEEDEESQTEPPSSGVWALEHEICSLLVKQEHGLTAQINAAHCSTALEHAQGSMGPQDEENVPRTPISHIKAEPGMPHSFINVPADVLGMMPLTPPSSHSSDSDGSQSPRSLPPPSPARPAPRSSHAISSSPLLTAPHKLQGTSGPLMLTEEERRTLVAEGYPIPIKLPLTKTEEKALKRVRRKIKNKISAQESRRKKKEYVECLEKKVETFTSQNSELWKKVETLENANRSLLQQLQKLQALVTGKVPRPCKLAATQTSTCLMVMVLCFVLAFGSLIPSFPEFSSGSQTVKSAPLLTPDLYTHSQIRSRNLLSYDEVPGAMDEGPNSVLGLQKTDWVPDAASLSQHPEYTSHERGKYLGDNQTDGRLTRQEEGGRSSEFL
- the LOC108715242 gene encoding cyclic AMP-responsive element-binding protein 3-like protein 1 isoform X1: MESAALPQDRTFHSPFLELEDFSEADFMNNMHFSEALDDFSNELFNSFFDDPPLLDRDSLLDMDVESPSPPIQAEHSYSLSGDSAPQSPALTIKEEDEESQTEPPSSGVWALEHEICSLLVKQEHGLTAQINAAHCSTALEHAQGSMGPQDEENVPRTPISHIKAEPGMPHSFINVPADVLGMMPLTPPSSHSSDSDGSQSPRSLPPPSPARPAPRSSHAISSSPLLTAPHVSVPCKLQGTSGPLMLTEEERRTLVAEGYPIPIKLPLTKTEEKALKRVRRKIKNKISAQESRRKKKEYVECLEKKVETFTSQNSELWKKVETLENANRSLLQQLQKLQALVTGKVPRPCKLAATQTSTCLMVMVLCFVLAFGSLIPSFPEFSSGSQTVKSAPLLTPDLYTHSQIRSRNLLSYDEVPGAMDEGPNSVLGLQKTDWVPDAASLSQHPEYTSHERGKYLGDNQTDGRLTRQEEGGRSSEFL